The Denticeps clupeoides chromosome 1, fDenClu1.1, whole genome shotgun sequence genome segment GAACGCAGCAACTGCCTGCTGTCCGTCAAAAAGCGGAATATTGGTGAACGGATCAGATTTATATAATAACAACTACCAGCCTGTAATTCTAACGCCGCAACAAGCCGAAAAATGAAGTGTGGTTTGAATAACAACGACCTTCGAGTTAAAGGTTACCTTCCGCTCATAATCTTCGTATTTTATCGTAGACCAGTGGGTAAGCAATCAGAACGCCGGGGAGTTAATGTCCTAAAGGGCGCGTTCACTCTCGAATGAAGACGTGTTAATAAATGCTAATcggtgatttgtttttttttttgttttttttataaagcagcCGGTGACGTTTCAGCTGCAAATGGGATGCCAGATAGAATCTAAAGGGCCGACCGCATTTTACGGCATCTGGATTTACGGAAGACAGGCAGAAAGGAACAAGAGGGCTCCTGGCTGGTTGTCTGTGTATTGAAGAGAAGGAACGAACGAACATTCCACTCGGTCCTTTTTAAACGTGTATAGAATAAGAACTTTAATGACGTTTTTATTCCTCATTCTGTACTATCTAAACGCCACACGCCCAGGTGTCCTCCTAATGCCCCGTGTAACCGGGgcacgtggccacgcccactgccaGCGTGTACATTATCAGCGCTGCAACTGAAAGACACTCACATCTGCCTCTTGATGTACTCCTTCAGAAGACCCTCGTCCACCGTGTACATCTGCACCCTGTTGCCGTCGTCGTAGTAGTACACCATGTTGGTGCCGTACTCGGCCGCCGGCTGCGCGCTGCTCCCCTCGCTGTACGCCTCCCGGTACGAGTGGGAATAGTCGTAGCGCCCTGACAACATAAACAGGTCCGAGGTTGGTTTCTCAGGCCGCCATTCGTCATAAATGTGGAAGGGACGGTGGCAGCGGGACAGAAAAAGAATCGAGAACGTCACCTCACCTCGGCCTCTGCCTCTCCCCCGGCCGCGACCTTTGCCCCGGCCCCGGgggccgccgcggccgccggCCTCGCTGCGCACGCTTCCTGCGTCGTCGAACGGCTCCCTCGGTTCCCTCCTCCATCCTGCGCGGAACCAGCCGGGTCAGAGAGTCACACACGGAACGTGCGAGGAAAACCGTCACCGGTCGGGTGGAAGCGGTGCGTCACCTCCTCTCCTCCGCTGGGTGCCGTCTCCCTCCTCCGGCTCCTCCCcgtggggcggggcggggacGTCCTCCTGCCGAGCCTCCTGGTTCTCCTTGCTGTCGCTGCCGTTCTCCTGCTTCCTGTCCAGCTTGCCGTCCCTCCGCGGCCTCGGCCCCGGCCCCTTGCGTCCCTGAGTGTTGACCGTGTTCCGCTGCTGCCAAAAAAACCAGAAGACAGAGGTGTCCCTCGATCCCTGACCGACACCCAGAAATCCCAACGCCCTACAGATTCCATAAAATTGGATCTAGTGGAACCGTTTCACCGCTGACCTTCttaatcatattaaaaaaaaccagCTGTTCGCTACCTGGATCAACCGTTCATCTGCAGGAACAGATttcatgttatatatatatatatatataaatatatatagagagggggggggggggggtgtacagTTAGGACGCTACTgtatgccacacacacacgttacctCTTTGTTGGCAAGTTCTCCAGGCGTCGGCCAGTTCGTGATGTCACTAAAGTCACCCGACTGCAACAGAGTAAAGAGAACCCTGGGGGTGAGCACACTGTTCCCAAATCTGTAATTCCACACGCAAACAAGCCCAAAAAgtgtcagggaaaaaaaaaaaaaaaaaaacacacacagcaaactggtttaatcattaaaactttaacattattatgaacacatgtggagttatgtacttaacaaaaaagtggagacctggcctccacagtcaccggacctgaacccaatccagatggtttggggtgagctggacgtAGAGTTATTATGGTGGTGCAAATCTGAGTAGTTgattagaaaatgtttcagCGGCGAACGCTGAGAAGCGAGGGGGGAAAACTTGGTTGCTCCTGTGCGGATGCATCTCCAGCCCGACCGCTGAATTTCCAAAGTGCGATTGGTGCCGCCATTCTCCTGAGTATCAGATGGTGTCTCTATTTGCGAAGGAATTTGAACCACAAAGCTAATTCCCGGAAAGGCAACTGGCGCTTCCCATGTCGCACTTGGGCGAAGTCGGCCAGCGACGCGCCGTTTATTCTGCTCAACGGCACAGTAAACACGAACACAGTCGCCCTGTTTTCTATCCCCGCTGTTGCGACACGGGCGcacacacccccacccacacatGCGTACACCCACCCACACGTGCGTACACACACCCTGAAGTACagaagctgctttttttttttttttttttttaccttgctGGACTTCCTGCTGCGGGGTTTGGGGGCGCGGACCACTCTGGTCGCGGTCGGAGCCTCTGTGGACACAGATAGATAAACATGAGAAGCCGAGCATGTGTGCAGGACAACCGTCCCACGTGTGGAGGGACGCCGGCCTATGGAATTACAAGATGGGCTCGACTTTAAAGATTCCATACGGCTCCGTATGGAAGAAGACCAGAGCGGTTTTCATCCACAGAGGTCATAAACATGATTATGGAGCTaacaataaattcatttttttaacgtAGAAAAGTAAGACTTATTGCACAGTACTTTTCCGTTGGCCATTGATGATCATTTTTTAATACGGGCAAGATGAAATAAAGTTTTTGCCACAGTTATTCTGCAGGAATAAAACCGCAACACCACGAATCGCCAGAGGAAAAGGGACTGAGGTTTTTAACGCCTCTTCAAAGTTTAAGCGAAAAATTTACATGTTGTGTGTTTGCTATATTTCCCGCAAGTTCTcgttctcaaaaaaaaaaaaattaaaaaatcagaGGGACGCTTTCCAAAAGCAAAATTAGGCCTAATTTGAGACCCAATCCTGTTTTAAAGGGACGCTGGCAGGAGCAGAAACCTGAGATCGGCTGGTGTTCAACGGATCTTAACAAAACCAGTCTGTtcgcaaaagagagagagagagagagagagagagagagagaaaaagacgaGCCGGGTGATCACATCGCGCTCGACCACAACGCTGGTTTAAAGGGTCTAAGAAGAGGTTTAATCCGAGTTTAAGAAAAGTCTCTCGCGGTCTGGCCACCATTAACATGCTCAACAGCTGTCCAACAAGGTCGCCCATCCACACGCGTAAAACATTAACCCGACCCCGCACTCCGGCGCAGGCGGCGACCCCGCAGCAGCGAAACGCGCGCCGGCATGTTTCTCGCCCGCAGACAATGCGCGCGGAGCGGACGTGCGTGTCCGGCGCACGGACATGGGAGTGTCTGGGGTCCCTTTTATCGCTGAGAGGATGGCCTGGTTGATAAGGCCCTGCTACGAGCTAACGCGGTGGGGTGTGACCCCGTAATTCGGgcagtctctctcacacacacacagcgctgaCTGCAGGGGGATTAAGTGGAATAATTGCCGTTATCGAGAAAACGAAgtggatttttaataaaactcaaGGTTTCAAGGCGCATCACTAATGACAGCAGCGAGAAGGTCCCAGCGTGAGTGTCGGCCTTTACCAACTCTGCGGATCATGgaaccttacatttacagcatttatcagaccgccttacaatcagtagttacagggacagtccccccctatagacactcagggttaagtgtcttgctcggggacacgaagGTAGTAAGTTGGgcttgaacctggaactttgtggtcTCACCCGCCACCATTTTAAACCCTGGGTCAGGGGTGGCCCGGTAATTAGTGACAAAGTCACTCCTCAGTGTGGGGTTATGGGCTGTTGttggatggtagtggcctagtgggtaacacactcgcttatgaaccagaagacccaggttcaaatccgacttactaccattgtgtccctgagcaagacacttaaccctgagtgtcttgtggggggggggggggggggggggggggcatgaatTGCCACAGTGACTAACATTCCTCGGCTTTGGACCGTCTGGCCTAATCGCTCATTGCCTTTTGCGGGTCACGTTCCGAAGTGTTCAAAAATTCTGTACAAGGATTGATGCCATCTGGAGAGTGTATAAAGGGACTGACTTAAAACTTCAAATGAACAGGGTTTTCTTtaataagtgaaagtgtagcgattgtcattgtgaaacactgcagctcagcacacggtgacacggtgacacgtcctctgcttttaaccatcacccttggtgagcagtgggcagccgtgacaggcgcccggggagcaccgTGAGGGGACGGCGGTTTttctcaggattcgaaccggcaacctgctgattaccgggcagcttccttaaccactataaGCCACAGCCGCCCCAAATAATTGCAGTTGACACAAtgcaaaacacaacaaatagtCTGAAATAAAACTTAGATAAAAACCAACACTGTTTGAGCAGGGATCCTGAAAAGATTCCTGGGCTCTGTTGCTAAACTCGTGACGTCAGCATTGTCATCTTTTCGGCGTGCACCGATCGGCACGACCCGCCTCCACTCCGGCCTCGCCGCGCAGCTCCTGTCCGCGGACGCGAGGTGGGGCCTGCTCCCGACACGCAGATCTGCAGCTGTCAGCACTCCACGTGTTCCCCGCTGCAACTCGATCAGATGCCGCGGGGACGGGGGGGGCGACGCGGGGACGGGGGGATGGTGCGCCACCAAATCTGCCACCATCAGCAGCTCCGCCCGGATAAATCGGCTCGGCCGCGCCGCGCGAACAAAGCCGTCCGGTCGACGCTGCAGCCGGCCGACTTAACCTGAATGGAGTTTAGCGCTTTTGCTAACCGGGTGAAACGCACGAGTTAACACCGCCACGTTTACACCGTCGGTCAAAGAACACAAGTGTGGTGATAATTCCAGGTTTCACTACCGCTCTGCTGTCTGTCCGTCTGAACGAATCGTAACTTTAAATTTGCGAGAGTATttcccacaaacatacaaaacaacaaccacaaaaaaagtcaacagGTTGTAAGCGATGCGCTAATGGCTGCTGAGGGGCGACATACTCGTCGGCCCCGCCTCCACGCCGTGATTGGCTGCCGGAATGACAGGACGCCAGGCCCCGCCTCTCAGTCCTAAAGTCCCATGAGACGGAGGGCTTCCCAGGCCACGCCTCTAGCATCCTGATTGGTCACCGCGGTGGCAGGCGGGCAGGCCACGCCCCACAGCCTGCATCGGTCGTCTCTATGTCCATGTATGAATAGCAGAATATTTCACCCGACCAACTTAGCGATACGGTAATTAATAAACGTCAAAAGTGTCGAAAACTGACACCTCATGTCCACAAAACGTTCCGAAGTACTTTAAagcaaatgtttaattttaaaaaacaaacttttttttaaagacaggtAGCACATAGCTTAGCCTTTAGAGCCATAATGAAACTAGACTAAAGTCCGaaagaatatatttatatattaaacatttacttttaatttgaaTGCCATGTCCAGAACAGACCGACCTGAGTCCGGGGGGCTGCTGGGGGTCGATCCGCTCTTCTTCGTCCAAGGGTTTACCTTCGGCGGCGGCGCCTCGATCACCCCCTTCCTGCCCCCGTCGCCGGGCGACTTCTGCTGCTCGTTCTCCTTCTCCTCGCCGCCGCTGCCCCGGTCCGGCTCCTTGTCCACGGCCTCGTGGTCGGACTCCCTCGGCCGCTCGACGTCCGACTTGTTTTGGTTTCCAGCGGCCAAGCGAGCCCGTGTCGCGTTCGAGTCGCACGCAACTTCGGCCGACATGCTGCAGCGAAAAGGGCCCTGGCCGGGATTTCACGCTCGACTCGCCCGTCAACTAAACCAAACGTGTTTTAATCTCCGGGGTGGgcgggaaagaaaaaaaaaataaaataaagaaattaaacgAGCTCGGCGAAGAGTTGCGGTCCTGACGAACGCAAGGGCCGACGTCAAAACATCCGCGTCCCCCACACGGCCATCTGTGGCGCCGTTGTTGACACCGGACTGTTGCGAATatgatttggggggggggggggggatttggggagggagggggtgggaggaaaacaaaaacaaaaaaaaacaaaaaaaaaaagagaaaaagtttCTGTGTTGACCTGCTCCGCGCAACTCACCCCCAACGCGCCCAGCTGGAAATGGCCACGAGTGGTGGGACGAGCGGCGCCGCTGCTGCCCccggcggcggcgcgctgcCAGTGCAGGGAGGGCCGGACGGACGGACCGACTGACGGCGACCATGTGCTTCCTCCCTCGCCGAGCTGGCTCTGACGTGGCCTGGCCGCGGCGGTCCGGCGTGTTCGCCGTCCGTGTCACCGGggattgtattaaaaaaaaaaaaaagcggcatTTGTGACCCCAAAGAAACATAACCCGTGGTCGCCCTCTGCAACACGCAATACAACTGAGTGAAACTTTATGTAAATACGTGGTCATCTTGCAGGCTTGTACCCCAAAAATGAATAACTTGCACGAAGCATGTTCACAGCCGACACCTTTAATACACACATGCGGATTCTTGCCATTGCGTACAGATCCGTGTGACGTAAACATTCTGCGACCCACACACGACGGCCTAATTCCAACGGGACTGACCGAAACCACAGCCATTGAAAAAGGAGAAATCGTGCACTTAGAATGCTGGACTTTATTCGAAGGTTTCGTTGACGCAACAGGAATAAATAAAGCGCACAATCACAAAAATACACTAGTTGGTGGTGCTGTGCCCGTGCCGTGCGAAAGTTCCACCGGCGTGTCGTTCAAGTGATAAAAACAACTTGATATTTTCACACTCGGCGCATCAGATGTCGCGAACTTGAATGAAACCGTTTTCACAGCACGTCGCCGGAAATTTTGGGCACATGACGACGGCGGCGCCGCCGCTGGGAAAGTGAACGGAGGGCGCCCCCTGCCGGCGGCCGGTGGAGTCCGCGGCCCCTCATTCGGCGGCGTGTCGGTCGCTGATCAGACGGAGCACGTTGGAGACGGCCACAATGGTCCACAGCGCTCTGCCTGCTGGGACCGTGCAGGACGCGGACTTTACGTATATGTAAGGATGCTCCTAGAACAGAGAGCAGAAGAAGAGCATGTCTGGGTGAAACGGATTCATATGCATGGCTCCGAAACATAGGCCGCTGttattcaagattggtttattgtcagtacaatactatacacagtataccgtttattgaaataatgtttcatacaGACCCCCCCCGTGCAATCATAAATCAGtacaggacacaccttctcattcagtgtgttttctttattttcatgaccatttacgttggtagattctcactgaaggcatcaaacctatgaatgaacacatgtggagttacatCCTTAACAAAAAGCGGAGAACTGACCTCCACAGAtggtcgagatggtttggggtgagttggagcgcagagtgaaggcaaaggggtcaacaagtgctaaacacctctgggaactccttcaagactgttgtaaAACCATCTCAGATgaagacctcttgaagctcatcgagagaatgccaagagtgtgcaaagcagtattcaaagcaaagaaactagaatattaaacatgttttcagttatttcacctttttttgttaagtacgtaactccacatgtgttcattcatagttttgatgccttcagtgagaatctaccaacgtaaatggtcatgaaaataaagaaaacacattgaatgagaaggtgtgtccaaacttttggcctgtactgtatatacacactaaactatactaactaaagcTTAGGTACTGTACAGGTTctctctacaggagaaaagtagaacaggacataactggacaacatcatgtacgatgcttgtaagtggatatgttggatatatCAAActggacacacaagacaaggcaaacgtgcaaaaagagcagagatgtgcaaaaggctggaagtgtatagTTGATgagtttgtcagttttttttgttttttttgagatGTGACGTACCTCAGATGGGCATATGAGCTTTACAGGTTCTGAGAAGGACGTTATCATTTCCTTTTGACCTTCTGGCTGAAACTACACAGAACAACGTGGGAAAAACGGGTGAATGGTTCTGCACGATAAAACACACTGAAATTGGCCTGGGCGCTCACCATGTTGTTCCACAAGCCCTTGGCCAGCTCCTCGTGGCCTTTAACGGTGAAATGGAAACAGTCGGGTGTGAAGTAGCTTGTGTCGACTTCACCGTCCTGAGTGGAACAAACAAGCAATAAGAGGCCAGAGAAAGTGTGACGCTGTTCACGTGACATCACCTTTCCTGCCCTAGCGGACTCACGGGAAGTCTCGGAGGCTGCGCGTGCGTCAGGTACGGCTGCAGAAGCACCGCGAAGTCGTCCTTGACGAAGCGGCCGCTGCGGATCAGCTCTTCCAGCCTCCTCTAGCGTATCAGAGCACACGGAGAACTTTATCGCGGGCCTGCGGCAACGGGCCGCGCGGCAGGCTCGTGCTGGCCGGCACCCACCTGGAACTCCAAGTTGAGTTCTACAAGTTCCTCCAGTTCTGTGGAGTTCTCATCCGGCAGCACCAGGCAGGAGCAGAACTTTCTGCACGCGGTGGAGTGTGAATGAATGAGCGAGCAAGCGAGCGGGCGCAATTTCGGAACTGTCGTGTGTGGAGGGGGACGTACTTTTGTAACACGCAGGCCAAGGTCGGCATGCTGACCTCTCTCAGAGTCCTCATCTGGAGGATCTGCACCACGTTCACTATGAGCCTGGGGACCTGACGGAACGAGGGAGATCAGAGGACAGGTCAGCACCATCAACACCTAAACAGCATGATGTGCAGAAATTTGGCAATGCACACTGTCATGGTGAGAGGAAGGTACCTCGTTCATCATCATTTCAAGCGACTCCGTGAGATAGCTGATGAAGTTGTCTGCCGAGAAGAGCGTCTGAAGGGTCAAAAAACGAATCACGTTATAAACAGCGGgccacttttgtttttgtttttttgacgTAGGTTCGGAAAACGAAGGCAAGCCTTGCCATGTGCTCCGAGACTAAAATCGAGGCTGCTTTTCATTGGCCTCCTTCGCGTGGAAACGTGTGGTGGCTGGTCTGTGCAGGGGAGCGGTTTTCCGGCTGGTTCTTCTGGGCAGATTTACTGGGACTGGGCCAGCAACCTTCTCCTCCTGGATCGGCATGGTACCGGACAGCAACGTTTCTGCCAAGCGCCAGCCTTCACCCCGCCGGAACAGAGGAGGCGCGGCCGCGGCCCGGCCCGGTCCGGGAGAAGAACCGCGCGCGGGAGCACATGGCACGATTTGGCTTGGTTTCAGGGTCAGTTATGTAAGATGGGGCCATGgcgtttctgcgcttttgttttgcatgtctttgtcggACGTCATTGCAGCGTttggcggccctcccccgagccaaaagTGCGAGgcgccggccgtcgggaccgccttctctctttgtcttcccccgACGGGAGACACCGGTGGCGTGACGTCAGGAACAACaagttctgattggtctgtgacagcttcctgtaggtcaggtgtataaaggattgcTCACTTCgattttcttttccatcgggagctgagggaaattttcccatcacTAACTGAGTCTTTCCTGTTtgacctatttttctcatggcttttctctctctttctctccctttactctttcttttcattttggtttcctctgtaacattggtaccttttttttaataaattagaaactgttcatccttttaacctctattgtgccacgcctctttctgccaggtaacatcaagttggagtggtttgaatacagtgcttttgtgtgtagagagagagttttttactctattctcctcAGGTTTACAGTTACGACATTCGTATAGTATACCTTGTTCTTGCAGTAGTCACAGATGTCGTTCATTCCGATCAAGACGGTGACAAGTTTCCAGTCCTCTTCGAAATCCAGGCCCTGGAACGAAAAAGGCGCCACAGATCCACCAGTGAGAGTGCCggcccgaaaaaaaaaaaaaaaaagaaagagctgGTCTTACGGGGAAGGTTTTGAACGTGTCGATCATGTGTCTTGTCTGTTCGGAAATGTTTCTGTGGAGGAgagaaacaataaaataaaaagcaaaaaaaaaaaaaactagaatgtCACCTGAGGTCAACGGGTTGACCGGTAAAGTTCCAGCAAGCACTCTGCACGCCAAGCACGTGtgagaaattaataaatgacgCATCCGATTATCGCAACGTTGATAGACGTGGTGTTCTTCACTCAGTTTATTGTACGCGGCGGATAACGCAGTGCTGATGTGCGGTTTCCATGTCCGAAACGCATCGTACGGGCCTTACAGCGTGTTGTGTCCAGTGACGGCCAGGTTGAAACCGGTGTCGTTCACGGTCACCGGGTGGTCGTTCAAGGTCCATTTAGGAGCCGGAAAGAGGACGTCGGGGTTGAAGAGTTTCACGATGTCTGAGGAACGGAGAGGGGAGGCGAATCGCTTCTCTGTTTGCAGCACGCAGCAATGCAGTTTCAGTATTTAGTGCAACTGAAAACTCACTGGCAAGGGTGATCACGTCTTGATAAGTTCCGTGTCCCCCAATACTGCGGGGAGCAATGCAAACAAAACGGAAAGGTCCCACGTTGTTCTGCACATTTTAcaactgaaagtgaaattatttaTACCTCCATGAAACGTGGCGGTACTCTATGGGAATGCCGAGAAGTGTAGACCCGTTGGCGCCAATAGCAGTCTGTGGAGAGAGGCCTGGACATGTGATCATCCCCAAAGAGTCTTTCGCTAGTAACGGGAGCCCGTCTGGTGCTACTCACGGTTAGCGAATCGCCCAGGGCCGCGATGACTTTGATGTCGGCAGCTTTAACAAATTCAACTAGAACGGAAACATGTCGTGAGTTCACGCTGGCAACAACGTCCACTGCTGCTCACCCTCGTCTCTTCgctgagggtggtagtggcctagcgggtaacacactcgcctatgaaccagaagagccaggttcaaatcccacttactaccattgtgtccctgagcaagacacttaaccctgagcgtctccagggggggactgtccctgtaactactgattgtaagtcgctctgggtaagggcgtctgataaaggccataaatgtaaatgagatgcCACACCTGAAGTGGGGACCGTAGGTGACGGGCTCATGTCCGGACACTTGAAAGGCGGGTGTTTGAAGGTCTGGGGTCGGATCTTTTCCGGATACTCCTGTAAGAGGTAGACCGGTTTTAAATAAGACTGAAATGACCAACACACTCAGATTAACAGACATTTTGCATGAGTACCCTTCTCAGATCCACTTCACTGAGGTGCTTCACAGCTTCTTCATACTCCTGAAACCAGTTGTGGCCTAGAGGACATTGTTTTGTTGCTTTAAAGTAACCTTTGTTGGAAATAAAATGCGACATCGTATGCAACGTCTGCCTTTCGATTTTTTTTGCACTCACCCTTGACGCCCTTGAAAGCCACAGCGTGCAGAAGCAGAAGGACCACGACACTCTTCATGACTCGCGAAGGAACCCGGAGATGCCTCTCTGCAGGAGAATGTTGTTTGTGGCACAGAGAGCAGCTTTATTCATCTCCTGCTTATCTCGCTGCCATAACTGCAAAGTCTGCTTTGCAATCACTGCCAACATAGGCGTAAGATAAGATAAGGCAGAACACAATTTTACATAGACCGGAGGTTATTGATAGCTGAGAAGGCATTTAGTTTATGTCACCTGTATggatttaattattattcaaaataataacatttcacaaggactcactttttaaaaataaaattaagtaaaaacaAGTAACAAGCCATCcaagaaaataattaaaacaggggggcagtggtggcctagcggttaaggaagcagccccgtaatcagaaggtcatcacaggctcctccctgggcgcctgtcatggctgcccactgctcactcagggtgatggttaaatgcagaggacacatgctgtgctgctgtgtatcacaagtgacaatcacttcacttcaattaactttaatgataaaaaagaaaacagaaacaattgttattatattatttttgattttggtcagaattaatattattatcgtCCATCCCAAGCAAAGCAGCTTGGACTACGGTTGCCCAGCAACGCATCAGCAAAAGCTACAGAGCATCAGAATTCGAAGATTTTCTATTTATTAATCCCAGCCAGTTCGTAATCACATCCGCCCAGaattcaacattttaaaagcaatttaaAAAGCTGATAATAATTAAAGACgcgttttttgttgttgttacatGCAGGCGACGCTTTTGAATTCAACgggcataataaaaaaaaaaaaatcgaaacgCACGTAATTAACGTGACGTGACCGCCCACGTTGCTGACGTCACGGCCGCGCCCACCGCGGAGGGAACGCCCCCTCTCCCCCCCTGCTTTTCCTCGCCGGGCGACTTCCTGTGAGAGGTAAACAAATGGAGCCGGAGCGATGGCGGACCGTCAAAACACTGGAAAATGTGACGGCCGGCGGGGCCGGGAGTGGTCGGGATGCCTGGGCAGAAGAAGAAGTACAACGTGCGCTTCCCTCCTGTAAGTAGCCCGCCGGGCTCCGCTCGCTCTTTCCTCCTTCCGGCGCCTCGTCCCACGCCGCCGTGTCCCTGTGCACCGGGCAGGGTCGCATCAAGAAGATCATGCAGAAGGACACCGAGGTGGGGAGGATCGCCACCGCCGTGCCCGTGATCATTTGTatccttttttacatttgcagcatttatcggacgacttacatacaatcagtagttacagggacagccccccccctggagacactcagggttaagtgtcttgctcagggacacgatggtagtaagtggggtttgaacctgggtcttctggttcatagccttAGCACTGTAAATAGTCTAGGAAAAGAAATGTATACTGTGTGTTTACATGGACTACTGTAcataataatgaaacaaaaattaattaacTAATTCAAATCTATAACAAATCTATAAGAATGATGGGTCATTCTGATTGACATTAAGTTGTACTTGAATGTCAGTGGTCAGTCTCTAAAGTTTATGTAAGCATTTTTACACCGTTGCCCTCAGACATTATATTCTGTGCATGACAATTATCAATATGCCATTAATAGGAATTTATTGTACAGCaggagtgtcttacccactaggctactcc includes the following:
- the LOC114793572 gene encoding phospholipase B1, membrane-associated-like, encoding MKSVVVLLLLHAVAFKGVKGHNWFQEYEEAVKHLSEVDLRREYPEKIRPQTFKHPPFKCPDMSPSPTVPTSVEFVKAADIKVIAALGDSLTTAIGANGSTLLGIPIEYRHVSWSIGGHGTYQDVITLANIVKLFNPDVLFPAPKWTLNDHPVTVNDTGFNLAVTGHNTLNISEQTRHMIDTFKTFPGLDFEEDWKLVTVLIGMNDICDYCKNKTLFSADNFISYLTESLEMMMNEVPRLIVNVVQILQMRTLREVSMPTLACVLQKYVPLHTRQFRNCARSLARSFIHTPPRAESSAPAWCCRMRTPQNWRNLRLEELIRSGRFVKDDFAVLLQPYLTHAQPPRLPDGEVDTSYFTPDCFHFTVKGHEELAKGLWNNMFQPEGQKEMITSFSEPVKLICPSEEHPYIYVKSASCTVPAGRALWTIVAVSNVLRLISDRHAAE